The genomic DNA attaatgatcTAGACTCGTTTTTAAGGAATGGTGTCTCTGTGACACAGTGTTAACCCAACACCTTCTCTCTCGTTTGGTTCATCTCTGAATGATCCAATTTTATAGCTGCGTGATCCTCAAATCGGATCAATTTTATTGAGTTTGAAGCGATTGGATCGGAGATTACAATGTGCGATCGTCCGTTAGGGTTTTTGGCGATTTGGGTTTTGCTCCTCGGAAGCTTGATCGGAGCTGCGAATAGCTCCATTCACGAGTACAAGAACGAAAAATTCACTGTAAAATTCAATGCCCACTTCTTCCATGGCGGTAGCGAAGGTCTCTACGCTTCCAAATTTCAAGATCTAAATGCTTCTTCTCCTGATGATGATAAGCCTTTTAAAGGCAAGTCCTTTATTAGGTCAGTTTCACTCCTTCATCACTCTGGATTTTGAATAAGGGACTTAGCttctttgatatatatgtaacaCTAAGTTTGTgcttttcttggtttgtttttaggtttgatGATGTAACCTTTGTGAGGACAAAGGAATCTGCTAGTAAACAGAACGCAATGCAGTCAACAGCTGGGTTGGTTGAAGCTATAATACTTGAGGTGAAAGACCGTGATAGGATTGGGGGAGCTTTTCTCAAATCCGATGCAATTTGTTGCACGCCAGATCTTGCTGATACTGGATCTTGTAGTCTAGGGGAAGTTATTATCAACAGAAGTTCTAATGATCTTGAGTGGCCAAGACAGATCAAGACCTTTTTTAAAGGGAATAAGACAGAAGTTAATATGTCCCCTGAGACTGTTTTTATCAATAAGACTGGGATGTACTATCTTTATTTCATGATATGTGATCCGGAGTTGGATGGCACTAAAATCAGAGGAAGAACAGTTTGGAAGAACCCTGATGGTTATTTACCGGGAAAGGTAGCTCCTTTGATGAAAGTTTTTGGCTTCATGTCGTTAGCTTATCTTTTGCTTGGCCTAGTTTGGTTTGTGCGGTTTGTTCAGTTTTGGAAGGATATAATTCAGTTGCATTATCATATCACTTTGGTTATTGCTCTTGGCATGTGTGAAATGGCTGTTCGATACTTTGAATATGCTAATTTCAACTCTACTGGGATGAGGCCTATGGACGTTACCCTGTGGGCGGTGACCTTTTCGTCCATCAAAAAGACGCTTTCTAGGCTTCTGCTTCTGGTTGTCTCTATGGGTTATGGGGTAGTTAAGCCTACCCTTGGTGGCATAACCTCGAGGGTGCTTCTTCTTGGAGTCATATATTTTGTCGCAACAGAGGCTCTTGAGTTGGTTGAGCATTTGGGAAACATCAATGACTTTTCAGGAAAGACCATGATATTTTTGGTGATTCCTGTGGCATTACTGGATGCTTGCTTTATTCTGTGGATTTTCTCATCGCTGGCAAGAACACTTGAGAAACTTCAGGTAAGATACAACACTTATATcaaattgatttctttattCATCATTAGCAGATACGAATATTGGATATTCATGTTCTGTCACATTATTATATCCGAAGGATTAATATATACCATAGGTTTTCAAGGGTTTGAACCATGTTATCTTATTTAGATTCCAATCTGTGGCTGCTCATATACAGTAGCTTCGTAAGCCATCTACAACGTTCCAGTTCTTCTTACCTTTTATTCACTGCAGATTAAGAGAAACATGGCCAAGCTTGAGCTTTATAGGAACTTCACCAATGCACTTGCTATCGCTGTTCTGCTGTCTATTGCTTGGATTGGTTTCGAGGTAACAAATCACTACTCTAGTGAGTAGTGACTATCTCTCCTGTATTACTTGAAACCCAGAGTTAGAGGAGTGTAATTGAAATCACATTCTTCTCTGTCTCTGTATCAGCTATACTTCAATGGAACTGACCCTCTAATCGAACTCTGGCGAATGGCGTGGATCATTCCAGCTTTTTGGAACTTACTCTCTTATGGTCTGTTAGTTGTCATATGCATCCTTTGGGCTCCATCCAATAATCCTACAAGGTTTTAAGACTTTCCATTAATATTTACTCAAATGTCTTGGACTTCAATGTTCCCAATGGCTCTTATTTCGTCTTCACCGAGAGACTACATTTTGCACTCAGCTTATGTCTAATTAATTTCAAACTTGCAGGTACTCATACTTAGCGGAAGCAGGGGACGAGTTTGAAGAGGAAGGTGTCTCATTGACGGGTAGTGGAGTGAAGAGTACAGAAGATGTTGAAAGGAATGAACTTCTATTTGGGCTTCCAGATGATGTTGAAGAGGGAAAACGCGAGTAAGCTCCAGGTAGCAAGCATTAGACAGTCTATACCTCGCCGAGTAGTTTTTAGTGTATGTCTTGCATTCCCGGTATGTCAACTTTATGTAAAAATCTTATCCTTTGTACCTGAGTAGGTTGTTTTCTGACCTTTAAGGACTTATTTACTCAGATCAAAGTTCTTGTAGTCTTATTTGTTTACGGTTATTAAAAGTTCCATTGAGGATCTTCGGCTATATAGATAGTTACAAATTGCCCATTTCTAGAGCGTCAAAGGATATTTTATTACATTAGAGACTTTATATATTCGCCTAGACCAGGAATTTGTTGATCACTATCGTAGGCCGTAGCTGTACAGAAAAAAGGAACTGTTCTAACAATGTTAACACAAGCTGTTGAGAATGATCTTGAGAATGGACTTGGATTCAGACACTCCCCGTTCAAACATCTCCATGCTTTAGATATCTTGTGGAAAACATGTGTTCTTGCTTCATCAACAGTTGATCCCTTGTACTCGTTCAGGTGTTAAGATCGAAACTGTCATTCCctattcaaacattttaaaaacacacaaaaaaaaaaacaaccaccGGCCGATATGAGCAATTAATACTGATTTTTTGAACACCTGAACCATTTAACCGATCTAATTCACCATTTTCTAAAATCGGGCATTTAGAGGCTCATGAGTGCCTAGACCGCGGCCGCCTAGGCCAATTTTTTTGTACCTTGTGAATATATTGAGAACATACGAAAATTGCTGATGTTATTTCTCAGACAGATACAATTACATGTGGTTGGATCATTCCATCTTGGATACATTCTAATCTCTATTATAACAACAACATACTTCTTTGACGCACATGCCATCAGAATAACGAGCTTTTTTACAATACACAGTGCAACCTACGCTCCATGGCGAAGAACACGCTGGTGCAGTGAAGCAATCCCCATTCTTTAGAATTTCATGACctaattgttaataaaaaatcaGTACACCAATATATGAATATTCATTTTCAAAAGACAAAGTCAtgttcataattaaaaaatgggTTAAGAGAAGACGCCAAGtcatacaaaattaaatttataaaatggaAATATGATTCTTTGGTCTGATTTGTCTGTTCGTTTTGTATTAAAtgttattcttttaaaaaaagataaataagaaagggaaaaaagaatgaaagttgtataaaagagagtaaaagagAGGATGAAAAcattacaccaaaaaaaaaaaagagaggatgaaaacagaaaaataaacataggtaatttaaaaagtttgggtcaaaattagtaaattactatagtaaaacctctataaacttataattcggaactaaaatattttactaatttatagaggtactgatttagcaaataaattaaTAGCAAGATTTGtctaatttcatatttttctttggaaaaatctatttaaaaataatatatttttgttacaatCAATATTCCATTagaaattacaagaaaaaaattatcatgtcttgaaacaaaaatgcagttataatattataaatgaaTTCTAGCAAGaataaataaagtaagaaagaaaaaaacaacgcaaaaatcatatttcactgtatatttaaaataaattattttcttatttttaccGAATTG from Camelina sativa cultivar DH55 chromosome 7, Cs, whole genome shotgun sequence includes the following:
- the LOC104703760 gene encoding transmembrane protein 87A-like, with the protein product MCDRPLGFLAIWVLLLGSLIGAANSSIHEYKNEKFTVKFNAHFFHGGSEGLYASKFQDLNASSPDDDKPFKGKSFIRFDDVTFVRTKESASKQNAMQSTAGLVEAIILEVKDRDRIGGAFLKSDAICCTPDLADTGSCSLGEVIINRSSNDLEWPRQIKTFFKGNKTEVNMSPETVFINKTGMYYLYFMICDPELDGTKIRGRTVWKNPDGYLPGKVAPLMKVFGFMSLAYLLLGLVWFVRFVQFWKDIIQLHYHITLVIALGMCEMAVRYFEYANFNSTGMRPMDVTLWAVTFSSIKKTLSRLLLLVVSMGYGVVKPTLGGITSRVLLLGVIYFVATEALELVEHLGNINDFSGKTMIFLVIPVALLDACFILWIFSSLARTLEKLQIKRNMAKLELYRNFTNALAIAVLLSIAWIGFELYFNGTDPLIELWRMAWIIPAFWNLLSYGLLVVICILWAPSNNPTRYSYLAEAGDEFEEEGVSLTGSGVKSTEDVERNELLFGLPDDVEEGKRE